A genomic region of Vitis vinifera cultivar Pinot Noir 40024 chromosome 7, ASM3070453v1 contains the following coding sequences:
- the LOC100265830 gene encoding monocopper oxidase-like protein SKU5, with product MLSTLHSASLFSSLILLSIFNYAFAEDPFVFYDWKVSYITASPFGVKQQVIAVNGQFPGPILNVTTNWNVVINIKNDLDEPLLLTWNGIQHRKNSWQDGVLGTNCPIPAGWNWTYEFQVKDQIGSFFYFASLNFQRASGGYGGIVINNRNVIPVPFGTPDGDITIFIGDWYTKSHKELRKDVENGIDLGVPDAILFNGLGPYRYDQALVPDGIGYHTINVEPGKTYRLRVHNVGIATSLNFRIQNHNLLLVETEGSYTVQQNYTNMDIHVGQSYSFLVTMDQNASSDYYMVASPRFVNSSAWAKATGVAILHYSNSQGPASGPLPDPPNDLDTFFSMNQARSIRWNVSAGAARPNPQGSFRYGQITVTDVYVLLNRPAELIDGKYRTTLNGISYLAPSTPLKLAQQFNIPGIYKIDFPNRLMNRPPKVDTSIINGTYRGFMEIIFQNNDTTVQSYHLDGYAFFVVGMDYGVWTENSRGTYNKWDGVARCTTQVFPGAWTAILVSLDNVGIWNLRTENLNTWYLGQEVYVNVVNPEITDKTELPLPDNAIYCGVLSSLQKDRSQRVRFSGAPPLTITRRTILFALITALITAFISS from the exons ATGCTCTCCACCCTCCACTCAGCTTCCCTCTTCTCctctctcatccttctctccATCTTCAATTATGCCTTTGCAGAAGACCCGTTTGTGTTCTATGACTGGAAGGTCTCTTACATCACAGCTTCACCATTTGGGGTTAAGCAGCag GTGATTGCAGTTAACGGGCAGTTTCCAGGACCAATTCTCAATGTCACTACCAACTGGAATGTGGTTATCAACATCAAGAACGACCTTGATGAGCCATTGCTTCTCACATG GAATGGCATACAACATAGGAAAAACTCTTGGCAAGATGGTGTCTTGGGAACAAATTGTCCGATTCCCGCTGGTTGGAATTGGACATATGAATTTCAGGTTAAGGATCAAATAGggagtttcttttattttgcttcCTTAAACTTCCAGAGAGCTTCAGGTGGATATGGTGGAATCGTCATCAACAACAGAAATGTTATTCCAGTTCCCTTCGGGACACCAGATGGGGATATTACAATCTTTATTGGTGACTGGTATACAAAGAGCCATAAG GAACTTCGGAAAGatgtagaaaatggaattgACCTCGGTGTTCCTGATGCCATTCTGTTTAACGGACTAGGGCCTTATCGTTATGATCAGGCACTTGTTCCTGATGGTATTGGCTATCATACGATAAATGTTGAACCAG GGAAAACATACCGCCTCCGGGTGCATAATGTTGGTATTGCAACTAGCTTGAATTTCAGAATCCAAAACCATAATTTACTTCTTGTAGAGACTGAAGGATCATACACGGTTCAGCAGAATTACACGAACATGGATATTCATGTTGGTCAATCATACTCATTCTTGGTAACAATGGATCAAAATGCTAGCAGTGATTACTACATGGTTGCCAGTCCTCGGTTTGTCAATTCATCTGCTTGGGCTAAAGCTACTGGAGTTGCTATCTTGCATTACTCCAATTCTCAGGGACCTGCTTCAGGTCCTCTTCCTGATCCTCCTAATGATCTTGACACGTTTTTCTCAATGAATCAAGCAAGATCTATAAG ATGGAATGTCTCTGCTGGTGCTGCTCGTCCAAATCCACAGGGATCTTTCAGATATGGCCAGATCACTGTCACTGATGTGTATGTCCTCCTTAACAGACCTGCAGAACTTATAGACGGAAAGTATCGCACCACCCTTAATGGTATTTCTTATTTAGCACCTTCAACACCCCTAAAGCTTGCGCAGCAGTTTAACATTCCAGGGATTTACAAGATTGATTTCCCAAATAGACTGATGAACCGACCTCCAAAGGTCGACACATCCATAATCAATGGTACTTACCGAGGTTTTATGGAAATCATATTCCAGAACAATGATACCACTGTTCAGAGCTACCATTTGGATGGTTATGCATTCTTTGTTGTGGG TATGGATTACGGAGTGTGGACAGAGAATAGCAGAGGCACTTACAACAAATGGGATGGAGTTGCCCGATGCACAACACAG GTATTTCCTGGAGCTTGGACTGCCATTTTAGTCTCTCTTGACAACGTCGGCATTTGGAACCTCCGCACTGAGAATCTTAATACTTGGTATCTGGGTCAAGAAGTTTATGTGAATGTTGTGAATCCAGAGATCACCGACAAAACTGAGCTTCCTTTGCCTGATAACGCCATCTATTGTGGTGTACTCTCATCATTACAGAA GGACCGGTCTCAAAGAGTCAGGTTTTCCGGTGCACCACCCCTTACCATCACAAGAAGAACAATTTTGTTTGCTTTGATCACAGCTTTGATCACAGCTTTCATTAGCAGCTAA
- the LOC100258524 gene encoding serine carboxypeptidase 1 isoform X1, translating into MGMTRERPMFYWVLICMLFSFVLTEAAPQTALVTKLPGFNGTFPSKHYSGYVTIDENHGKKLFYYMVVSENNPSEDPVVLWLNGGPGCSSFDGFVYEHGPFNFEARTQGDLPQLHLNPYSWSKLSNIIYLDSPAGVGFSYSENLTDYRTGDLKTASDSHAFILKWFELYPEFLSNPFYIAGESYAGVYVPTLAYEVVKGIKGGIKPILNFKGYMVGNGVTDEEFDGNALVPFAHGMGLISDELFQDISNLCQGNYYNSLDENCESKLSKVDKDIEGLNIYDILEPCYHEKSPETSLGNIRLPSSFQKLGETDRPFAVRKRMFGRAWPLRAPVREGLVPTWPQLLNSGSVPCTDDEVATSWLNNKAVREAIHAALESVAGKWELCTDRILYHHDAGSMIKYHKNLTSNGYRALIFSGDHDMCVPYTGSQAWTRSVGYKVVDEWRPWFFDEQVAGYVQGYENNLTFLTVKGSGHTVPEYKPREALAFYSRWLTGRPI; encoded by the exons ATGGGTATGACAAGGGAGAGACCCATGTTTTATTGGGTGTTGATTTGTATGTTGTTCAGTTTTGTATTGACCGAGGCAGCTCCTCAAACTGCTCTGGTAACAAAGCTTCCTGGCTTTAATGGCACTTTTCCATCCAAGCACTATTCAGG GTATGTGACCATTGATGAAAATCATGGGAAGAAATTGTTTTACTATATGGTGGTGTCTGAAAACAACCCATCAGAGGATCCTGTTGTTCTGTGGCTCAATGGGGGACCTGGTTGCTCCAGTTTTGATGGTTTTGTTTACGAGCATG GGCCATTCAATTTTGAGGCAAGGACTCAAGGAGACCTCCCCCAACTGCATCTCAATCCATACAGCTGGTCCAAG CTTTCCAACATCATATATCTGGATTCTCCTGCTGGGGTTGGGTTTTCTTACTCGGAAAACTTGACCGATTACAGAACTGGTGATCTCAAGACTGCATCTGATTCCCATGCATTTATCCTCAAG TGGTTCGAGCTATACCCAGAATTCCTCTCCAATCCATTCTACATTGCTGGGGAATCGTATGCTGGGGTGTATGTACCAACTCTTGCTTATGAAGTAGTAAAAG GAATTAAGGGTGGTATCAAGCCCATTCTCAACTTCAAG GGTTACATGGTTGGAAATGGAGTTACCGATGAGGAGTTTGATGGCAACGCTCTTGTTCCGTTCGCTCATGGCATGGGCCTAATCTCAGACGAGCTATTTCAG GACATTAGCAATTTATGCCAGGGGAACTATTATAATTCCCTTGATGAAAACTGTGAAAGCAAGCTTTCAAAAGTTGATAAG GACATTGAAGGTTTGAACATCTACGACATTCTAGAACCCTGCTATCACGAAAAAAGCCCGGAGACTTCACTTGGTAACATTAGGTTACCATCAAGCTTCCAAAAATTAGGTGAGACTGATAGGCCATTTGCAGTGAGAAAAAGGATGTTTGGTCGTGCGTGGCCTCTTAGAGCTCCAGTAAGAGAAGGACTTGTTCCAACCTGGCCGCAGCTCCTTAACAGCGGGAGCGTTCCTTGCACT GATGATGAAGTAGCGACTTCATGGCTGAACAACAAAGCAGTTAGGGAAGCAATTCATGCTGCACTG GAAAGTGTGGCCGGTAAGTGGGAGTTATGCACGGACAGAATCCTATATCATCATGATGCTGGGAGCATGATCAAGTACCACAAAAACCTAACTTCCAATGGATATCGGGCACTTATATTCAG CGGGGACCATGATATGTGTGTTCCATACACGGGGAGCCAAGCATGGACAAGATCAGTTGGATACAAGGTTGTGGATGAATGGAGACCCTGGTTTTTTGATGAACAAGTTGCAGG GTATGTACAAGGGTATGAGAACAACCTCACTTTCCTTACTGTAAAG GGTTCTGGGCATACTGTACCAGAATACAAGCCAAGAGAGGCATTGGCTTTTTATAGCAGATGGTTGACAGGAAGACCGATATGA
- the LOC100258524 gene encoding serine carboxypeptidase 1 isoform X2, producing the protein MALFHPSTIQGPFNFEARTQGDLPQLHLNPYSWSKLSNIIYLDSPAGVGFSYSENLTDYRTGDLKTASDSHAFILKWFELYPEFLSNPFYIAGESYAGVYVPTLAYEVVKGIKGGIKPILNFKGYMVGNGVTDEEFDGNALVPFAHGMGLISDELFQDISNLCQGNYYNSLDENCESKLSKVDKDIEGLNIYDILEPCYHEKSPETSLGNIRLPSSFQKLGETDRPFAVRKRMFGRAWPLRAPVREGLVPTWPQLLNSGSVPCTDDEVATSWLNNKAVREAIHAALESVAGKWELCTDRILYHHDAGSMIKYHKNLTSNGYRALIFSGDHDMCVPYTGSQAWTRSVGYKVVDEWRPWFFDEQVAGYVQGYENNLTFLTVKGSGHTVPEYKPREALAFYSRWLTGRPI; encoded by the exons ATGGCACTTTTCCATCCAAGCACTATTCAGG GGCCATTCAATTTTGAGGCAAGGACTCAAGGAGACCTCCCCCAACTGCATCTCAATCCATACAGCTGGTCCAAG CTTTCCAACATCATATATCTGGATTCTCCTGCTGGGGTTGGGTTTTCTTACTCGGAAAACTTGACCGATTACAGAACTGGTGATCTCAAGACTGCATCTGATTCCCATGCATTTATCCTCAAG TGGTTCGAGCTATACCCAGAATTCCTCTCCAATCCATTCTACATTGCTGGGGAATCGTATGCTGGGGTGTATGTACCAACTCTTGCTTATGAAGTAGTAAAAG GAATTAAGGGTGGTATCAAGCCCATTCTCAACTTCAAG GGTTACATGGTTGGAAATGGAGTTACCGATGAGGAGTTTGATGGCAACGCTCTTGTTCCGTTCGCTCATGGCATGGGCCTAATCTCAGACGAGCTATTTCAG GACATTAGCAATTTATGCCAGGGGAACTATTATAATTCCCTTGATGAAAACTGTGAAAGCAAGCTTTCAAAAGTTGATAAG GACATTGAAGGTTTGAACATCTACGACATTCTAGAACCCTGCTATCACGAAAAAAGCCCGGAGACTTCACTTGGTAACATTAGGTTACCATCAAGCTTCCAAAAATTAGGTGAGACTGATAGGCCATTTGCAGTGAGAAAAAGGATGTTTGGTCGTGCGTGGCCTCTTAGAGCTCCAGTAAGAGAAGGACTTGTTCCAACCTGGCCGCAGCTCCTTAACAGCGGGAGCGTTCCTTGCACT GATGATGAAGTAGCGACTTCATGGCTGAACAACAAAGCAGTTAGGGAAGCAATTCATGCTGCACTG GAAAGTGTGGCCGGTAAGTGGGAGTTATGCACGGACAGAATCCTATATCATCATGATGCTGGGAGCATGATCAAGTACCACAAAAACCTAACTTCCAATGGATATCGGGCACTTATATTCAG CGGGGACCATGATATGTGTGTTCCATACACGGGGAGCCAAGCATGGACAAGATCAGTTGGATACAAGGTTGTGGATGAATGGAGACCCTGGTTTTTTGATGAACAAGTTGCAGG GTATGTACAAGGGTATGAGAACAACCTCACTTTCCTTACTGTAAAG GGTTCTGGGCATACTGTACCAGAATACAAGCCAAGAGAGGCATTGGCTTTTTATAGCAGATGGTTGACAGGAAGACCGATATGA
- the LOC100263672 gene encoding U3 small nucleolar RNA-associated protein 18 homolog has product MSLISQNILPKNRINKTKREDIDIPSPLEGNEDIEDRKELGPDTSRIKRRKKERKEEEKQLEVEQEREMKKLENLLFGSLYAPVEFGKGGEEEVRDMVEKDSALFFTDRSANSSVSVYEEDAELPEESNDEEDTKQRKPVWVDEEEERTNINIAKVNRLRKLRKEEDESVISGSAYVSRLRAQHAKLNPGTEWAQLDSQLRDCSSYDDESSDEENGAVVAPGYKDVEAVDDILRTDEDLIVKSSTKLLPGLLEYSRLIDANAEDPSNGPINSVQFHRNAQLLLTAGLDRRLRFFQIDGKRNTKIQSIFLDDCPIRKASFLPDGSEVIIAGRRKFFYSFDLVKARVDKIGPLTGREEKSLEVFEVSPDSGTIAFVGNEGCILLVSSRTKELIGTVKMNGTVRSLAFTDDGKQLLSSGGDGHIYHWDLRTRTCFHKAIDEGCINGTSLCASPNGALFAAGSSSGIVNVYNKEEFLGGKRKPIKTIENLTTKVDFLKFNNDAQILAISSSMKKNSLKLIHIPSYTVYSNWPPPNRTLHYPRCLDFSPGGGFMAVGNAAGKVLLYKLHHYQHA; this is encoded by the coding sequence ATGagtttaatttctcaaaatattcTCCCTAAGAACCGAATCAATAAGACTAAAAGGGAGGATATTGATATACCTTCACCTCTGGAAGGAAATGAAGATATTGAAGACAGAAAAGAATTGGGTCCTGATACTTCAAGGATCAAGAGGAGAAAGAAAGAACGCAAAGAAGAGGAAAAGCAACTGGAAGTTGAGCAGGAAAGAGAAATGAAGAAGCTGGAGAACCTTTTGTTTGGATCTCTCTATGCCCCAGTTGAATTTGGAAAGGGCGGTGAGGAAGAAGTGCGAGATATGGTAGAGAAGGATTCCGCTTTGTTCTTCACAGATCGATCTGCAAACAGCTCTGTGTCTGTTTATGAGGAGGATGCGGAATTACCAGAGGAAAGTAATGATGAAGAGGACACAAAGCAAAGGAAACCTGTCTGGGTGGATGAAGAAGAGGAAAGGACCAATATAAATATAGCTAAAGTCAACAGATTGAGGAAGCTAAGGAAGGAAGAGGATGAGAGTGTGATTTCTGGTTCAGCGTATGTATCACGATTGAGGGCTCAGCATGCAAAGCTGAATCCAGGCACCGAGTGGGCCCAACTTGATTCACAGTTAAGGGACTGCAGCTCATATGATGATGAATCATCAGATGAAGAAAATGGTGCAGTCGTAGCCCCAGGTTACAAGGATGTTGAAGCTGTTGATGATATCCTTCGGACAGATGAAGACCTGATAGTGAAAAGCAGTACAAAATTATTGCCTGGGCTTCTGGAATATTCAAGGCTAATAGATGCGAATGCAGAGGATCCTTCCAATGGTCCTATTAATTCAGTTCAATTCCATCGTAATGCTCAGTTGCTCCTCACTGCTGGATTAGATCGAAGACTCAGATTTTTTCAAATTGATGGCAAACGGAACACCAAAATACAAAGCATCTTCCTTGATGATTGCCCTATTCGAAAAGCGTCTTTCTTACCTGATGGGTCTGAAGTTATTATAGCAGGAAGAAGAAAGTTCTTTTATAGCTTTGACTTAGTGAAAGCAAGAGTGGATAAAATAGGACCCTTAACTGGTAGGGAGGAGAAGAGCTTGGAAGTTTTTGAGGTTTCCCCTGATTCTGGTACCATTGCCTTTGTGGGCAATGAAGGTTGTATCTTGTTGGTTTCATCTAGAACAAAGGAACTGATTGGAACAGTTAAGATGAATGGAACTGTTCGTTCTCTAGCTTTTACTGATGATGGGAAGCAACTATTGAGCTCTGGGGGTGATGGGCATATTTACCACTGGGATTTGAGAACAAGGACTTGCTTCCATAAAGCTATTGATGAAGGCTGCATAAATGGTACATCTCTTTGTGCTTCCCCAAATGGAGCTCTGTTTGCTGCCGGTTCATCCAGTGGGATTGTGAATGTGTACAATAAAGAAGAATTTTTAGGTGGGAAGAGGAAACCAATCAAAACCATTGAGAATCTAACCACCAAGgtggattttttgaaattcaacAATGATGCTCAGATATTGGCTATTAGTTCAAGCATGAAGAAGAACAGTTTAAAGTTGATACACATACCATCCTACACTGTATACTCAAACTGGCCTCCACCAAACCGAACCCTGCATTATCCCCGTTGTTTGGATTTTAGTCCCGGTGGAGGTTTCATGGCAGTGGGAAATGCAGCTGGAAAAGTGTTGCTCTACAAGCTGCACCATTACCAGCATGCATAG
- the LOC100259047 gene encoding pentatricopeptide repeat-containing protein At1g18485-like has translation MNRIKPHHICTLRSHLPTIFSPKFTHSQIHSLSQTHLSLHHTKQSHAFAVLHAQLPHNIPLCASLILGYASHGDPISSRLLFQQTMHHRTTAFLWNTLIRGYSIAGVGGGLEVYNQMVRIGVRPDDHTFPFVLKACADAFEVRKGREVHGSVVKLGFESDVFVGNTLLSFYGNCGGLRDAGRVFDEMPEKDLVSWNTMIGVFSVNGCWAEVLDLFGEMRLRSGLRPNVVSVVSVLPVCAGVEDEVTASEIHGYVVKVGLEFQVIVGNALLDVYGKCGNVAALKQVFGEMVEKNLVSWNAIITSFGYKGHYRDALDMFRLMIDEGLKPNSITISSFLPVLVELEFFKAGREVHGSSIRMGLESDIFIANSLIDMYAKSGHSTEASNVFYKLDAKNVVSWNAMIANFAQNRFELVAVGLVRQMQDYGELPNSVTFTNVLPACARMGLVRPGKEIHARSIHMGCAFDLFVSNALTDMYAKSGHLKLARNVFDTSLRDEVSYNILIVGHSQTSDCSESLSLFSEMQLMGLKQDNVSFMGALSACANLTAIKQGKEIHGFLLRKLFHIHLFVANSLLDFYTKCGRIGLARNIFDRMTNKDVASWNTMILGYGMLGELDTAIDLFENMRKDDVEYDSVSFIAVLSACSHGGLLEKGRKYFDELKARGIEPTQMHYACMVDLLGRAGLMEEAAELIKGLPIVPDANIWGALLGACRIYGNLELAAWAAEHLFELKPEHSGYYTLLSNMYAETGRWDEANRIRELMKSRGVKKSPGCSWVQIGEQAHAFVVGEKIEGLDLGLWPVESG, from the coding sequence ATGAACCGCATCAAACCCCACCACATCTGCACCCTAAGAAGTCACCTACCCACCATCTTCTCCCCCAAATTCACCCACTCCCAAATCCATTCTCTATCCCAAACCCATCTCTCCCTTCATCATACTAAACAATCCCACGCCTTTGCTGTCCTCCACGCCCAACTCCCCCACAACATCCCCCTCTGTGCCTCCCTCATCCTCGGCTACGCCTCCCATGGGGACCCCATATCCTCTCGCCTCCTCTTCCAACAAACTATGCATCACCGCACCACTGCATTCCTATGGAACACACTCATCCGGGGTTATTCCATTGCTGGTGTCGGTGGTGGGTTGGAGGTTTATAATCAAATGGTTAGAATTGGTGTCAGGCCGGATGATCACACCTTCCCTTTTGTCCTCAAGGCGTGTGCTGATGCTTTTGAGGTTCGGAAGGGTCGGGAGGTTCATGGGTCTGTGGTGAAGTTGGGTTTTGAGTCTGATGTTTTTGTGGGGAATACCCTTTTGTCGTTTTATGGGAATTGTGGGGGTTTGAGAGATGCGGGGAGggtgtttgatgaaatgcctgAAAAGGATCTCGTGTCGTGGAATACGATGATTGGGGTGTTTTCCGTTAATGGGTGTTGGGCAGAGGTGCTTGATTTGTTTGGGGAGATGAGGTTGAGGTCTGGATTGAGGCCAAATGTGGTTAGCGTCGTGAGTGTTTTGCCGGTTTGTGCTGGAGTTGAAGATGAGGTGACCGCAAGTGAGATTCATGGTTATGTTGTGAAAGTTGGTTTGGAGTTCCAAGTGATTGTTGGCAATGCGTTGCTTGATGTGTATGGAAAATGTGGGAATGTGGCCGCTTTGAAGCAAGTTTTTGGAGAAATGGTCGAGAAGAACTTGGTTTCTTGGAATGCAATTATTACTAGTTTTGGTTATAAAGGGCATTATAGAGATGCATTAGATATGTTTAGATTGATGATTGATGAAGGATTGAAACCCAACTCTATCACCATTTCTAGTTTTTTACCCGTGTTGGTTGAATTAGAATTCTTTAAAGCAGGAAGAGAAGTTCATGGGTCTAGCATAAGAATGGGCTTGGAATCTGATATATTCATTGCCAACTCACTGATTGATATGTATGCAAAGTCTGGTCATTCAACTGAAGCATCAAATGTGTTTTATAAGTTGGATGCAAAGAATGTTGTTTCTTGGAATGCCATGATCGCTAATTTTGCTCAAAACAGGTTTGAGTTAGTGGCTGTAGGACTTGTAAGACAAATGCAAGACTATGGTGAACTTCCCAACTCGGTCACCTTTACAAATGTTCTTCCAGCTTGTGCACGAATGGGTTTAGTTCGTCCAGGAAAGGAAATCCATGCAAGATCAATTCACATGGGATGtgcatttgatttatttgtctCCAATGCTTTGACAGACATGTATGCAAAATCTGGACACCTAAAGCTTGCTCGAAATGTGTTTGATACCTCCCTTAGAGATGAAGTATCTTACAATATACTAATAGTAGGCCATTCTCAAACTAGTGATTGCTCAGAATCTCTGAGTCTATTCTCAGAAATGCAGCTCATGGGTTTGAAGCAGGACAATGTTTCTTTTATGGGAGCTCTCTCGGCTTGTGCAAATTTAACAGCTATCAAGCAAGGGAAGGAGATCCATGGATTTTTATTGAGAAAGCTATTTCACATACATCTCTTTGTTGCTAACTCACTTTTGGATTTTTATACCAAATGTGGAAGGATCGGCCTTGCTAGGAATATCTTTGACAGGATGACTAACAAGGATGTAGCCTCATGGAATACTATGATTCTGGGTTATGGAATGCTAGGTGAGCTGGATACTGCAATCGATCTATTTGAGAACATGAGGAAAGATGATGTCGAATATGATTCGGTTTCTTTTATTGCTGTTCTGTCAGCTTGTAGCCATGGTGGGCTACTTGAAAAAGGGAGGAAATATTTTGATGAGTTGAAAGCTCGGGGAATCGAGCCAACACAAATGCACTATGCTTGTATGGTTGATCTTCTAGGCCGAGCTGGCCTTATGGAAGAGGCAGCAGAGCTTATTAAAGGTTTACCAATTGTACCAGATGCCAATATTTGGGGTGCTTTGCTAGGAGCATGCCGAATCTATGGAAATTTAGAGTTGGCCGCTTGGGCAGCTGAGCATCTATTTGAACTAAAGCCTGAACACAGTGGATACTATACACTTCTTTCAAACATGTATGCAGAAACCGGGAGGTGGGATGAGGCAAATAGGATCAGGGAACTCATGAAATCAAGGGGCGTGAAGAAGAGTCCCGGGTGCAGTTGGGTTCAGATCGGTGAACAGGCACATGCCTTTGTAGTTGGAGAGAAAATAGAAGGATTGGATTTGGGTTTATGGCCAGTAGAATCTGGTTGA